In the Clostridium cellulovorans 743B genome, ATAAAATCTAGCATAGAACGATATGGTGGTATTGAATATGATGATATTGAAACTGTAGAAACGACTGTTATCAGTGGTAGTGCTGTAGAGTTATTTTACAAAGAATCATGTCCAACCTTAGAGAAAGTTAAACAAACCATGTATGATAATTATTTCAGTGAGTATATTGGAGAACCGATTACGGTGACAGATTGCTCTGATAAAGGTTATTCTCAGTTATATTATAGTAAAGGTAAGAGTAATCAGAGTGGATATTTTGATAGCACTCAGGTTTTTTATGGAAAAGCAAAAGGATACTTTATAGCTGTCACTTATACTGCTAGTATGGAGAAAAGTGATTCAGTATCTGAGGAGTGGTTTACTAAGATGTTTTATAGTTGGCTTGATAAGATACCTTCGCAAGAACCACCAGGTTTATCTGCTATTCGTAATTTATCATATTTTAAGGTTAAAGTTATAATTGCAGTATCATTAATAGCTATAGGTGGAGTAGCAGTAGGAATAATTTTAATTACTCAAAAATCAAAGAAAAGAAAAAATAAAGTTAATGATTCTGTTCCACAAGTAACAAAATTGACAGATGGTTTACAAGGAATAGATAATCAAGTTAAATTCTGCACTAGTTGTGGGTATAAGACTGAATCTGATAGTAAGTTTTGTAGTAAATGTGGAAAACAGCTTGACTAATATTAAATTTCTGTATTGCGATTTTCCAAGATGTATTGCAAAAAAGGCTACCTATGATGTTTATATGTGCTAATAGGGAATGCTGTATAAGAATAGTGGGAGGAAAAGTTGTATTTACTAGAAAGGTTGAAATAAGTAGTTACAATGACTTATGGTTACTTTTTATACTTTTAAAAGTTTAATAAAATGATCAAATCATATAGATAGTCAGGGAAATAGATAACGTTTAAAAATACATTGTTACAAGTTAGTTAAAGCACCTAAAAATAACAGGTGCTTTTTTTATATTCATTTTTACAAAATTAGGAGATAAAAGTAACAATAATATTAAGACTAAGAGATCCTAAAAATAATCCTGAAATAATTTATGATGGAGTACTTAGCATTTAATTTTCAGCAGAACTACAAGCGGTAAAATACTAAATAGGATAAATGAATTCACAAAAATGTATATGGTACATATCA is a window encoding:
- a CDS encoding zinc ribbon domain-containing protein, producing the protein MFKKHVSTIVVAVLFILLIGYPKSVMAIDRANPIFTNEELFNIKASDTKWIEDEKIYSDPGQWELMEEYRPNTSYIIKSSIERYGGIEYDDIETVETTVISGSAVELFYKESCPTLEKVKQTMYDNYFSEYIGEPITVTDCSDKGYSQLYYSKGKSNQSGYFDSTQVFYGKAKGYFIAVTYTASMEKSDSVSEEWFTKMFYSWLDKIPSQEPPGLSAIRNLSYFKVKVIIAVSLIAIGGVAVGIILITQKSKKRKNKVNDSVPQVTKLTDGLQGIDNQVKFCTSCGYKTESDSKFCSKCGKQLD